One segment of Fibrobacter sp. UWB10 DNA contains the following:
- a CDS encoding AAA family ATPase, producing the protein MENAKKTINLFLKNKFNSVNELKAELYKAGVAAMEEGWTFMDASFQLGGKARDDGMDGEEVEQTLRRAFSAEKRTTERPEEKPATQNAQPAAEGAMPQTQAAAAPQTVAMPIITPLSANMISMEQMLAMGLDTQSLELLQNFKIDPEALSIPWPAADWRKDLAKLLEATFDPEETISFKVSNTPETTEELVSNIIGQDDSIKKIMKSLDSPEGALLCINAVKGGDDVTDESFRYRYVVVDNPKMSLAKQLAYYKALNLPCAALVNTGANSVQAWVKIFANDEEEYNERVDFLFKTLDSQGFKVDPSNSNPHMMVRMPGVLRGGKQQYLIGLEQGAKNFKEWQEWVEYSLDGKPLIELASDTEEAPKKDQTIVENMLRAGEFFLFTAPPKSGKSLALMDLGLSICYGEDWFGNSTSSSDVLFINFELTKSVFLNRLYLLAGKRNLNASTPKFGFLNLRGTALSPIETAQLIAKRIQGAKRLENHDYRVVVIDPISAVLHNPKSTRLNGAPHQILMQMVDTIIALTGCAVVSSCNIDEYPYLEARADSLIKLSPVEGSLNLYQINGTFREFPKMLARECSWIYPRFLV; encoded by the coding sequence ATGGAAAATGCAAAAAAGACCATTAACCTGTTCCTCAAGAACAAGTTTAACAGCGTAAACGAACTGAAAGCCGAATTGTACAAGGCTGGTGTTGCCGCCATGGAAGAAGGCTGGACGTTCATGGACGCCAGTTTCCAGCTAGGCGGCAAGGCCCGCGACGACGGCATGGACGGCGAAGAGGTCGAACAGACTCTTCGCCGTGCGTTCTCCGCTGAAAAACGCACCACGGAACGCCCAGAAGAAAAGCCTGCAACGCAGAACGCCCAACCGGCTGCGGAAGGCGCCATGCCCCAGACACAAGCTGCGGCCGCCCCGCAGACAGTTGCCATGCCGATTATCACCCCGCTGTCGGCAAACATGATTTCCATGGAACAGATGCTTGCCATGGGCCTCGATACTCAATCCTTGGAATTGTTGCAAAACTTCAAGATTGACCCCGAAGCACTTTCCATTCCTTGGCCCGCAGCAGACTGGCGTAAAGACTTAGCCAAACTTTTGGAAGCGACTTTTGATCCCGAAGAAACGATTTCGTTCAAGGTTTCAAACACTCCCGAAACAACCGAAGAACTTGTATCGAACATTATCGGGCAAGATGACTCTATCAAGAAAATCATGAAGAGTCTCGACAGTCCCGAAGGCGCCCTATTGTGCATTAACGCCGTAAAGGGCGGCGACGACGTCACAGATGAATCTTTCCGTTACCGCTATGTGGTAGTCGACAACCCCAAGATGTCCTTGGCCAAGCAGCTCGCCTACTACAAAGCCTTGAACTTGCCCTGCGCAGCCCTCGTGAACACTGGCGCAAATTCAGTGCAGGCTTGGGTAAAGATTTTTGCAAACGACGAAGAAGAATACAACGAACGCGTAGACTTCCTTTTCAAGACACTTGATTCCCAAGGATTCAAGGTCGACCCGAGCAACAGCAACCCGCACATGATGGTGCGTATGCCGGGCGTGCTCCGCGGCGGTAAGCAGCAATACCTGATTGGCCTGGAACAAGGTGCCAAGAACTTTAAGGAATGGCAAGAATGGGTGGAATATTCTTTGGACGGAAAACCGCTCATTGAACTGGCTAGCGACACCGAAGAAGCCCCCAAGAAAGACCAGACCATTGTCGAAAACATGCTCCGTGCGGGTGAATTCTTCTTGTTCACCGCACCTCCGAAGAGCGGTAAGTCTCTTGCGCTCATGGATTTAGGCCTATCCATTTGCTACGGCGAAGACTGGTTCGGCAATTCAACGTCTTCTAGCGACGTGTTGTTCATCAACTTCGAACTGACCAAGTCTGTGTTCCTGAACCGCCTTTACCTATTGGCCGGCAAGCGCAACTTGAACGCCAGCACCCCGAAATTCGGTTTCTTGAACTTGCGCGGTACGGCTCTTTCACCGATTGAAACAGCCCAGCTCATTGCAAAGCGTATTCAAGGTGCCAAGCGACTCGAAAACCATGATTACCGCGTCGTTGTCATCGACCCGATTTCGGCCGTATTGCACAATCCGAAGTCTACACGCTTGAATGGAGCCCCGCACCAGATTTTGATGCAGATGGTCGACACCATTATCGCCCTCACAGGGTGCGCCGTAGTGTCGTCTTGCAACATTGATGAATACCCCTACCTCGAAGCCCGCGCCGACTCGCTTATCAAGCTTTCGCCGGTGGAAGGCAGCCTGAACCTTTACCAGATTAATGGAACATTCCGCGAATTCCCGAAGATGCTCGCCCGTGAATGCTCCTGGATTTACCCGAGATTCCTTGTATAG
- a CDS encoding LysM peptidoglycan-binding domain-containing protein — MRLLKCASICLGLSALLASAYIVKEGDTLWDLSDEFLKDPFAWPDLWENNRHIEDPHWIYPGDSIYLGDSIREGNVLQVEKKSKYPCNASISDSALPKGKGLTVANAGCDDGDERNSDFEGMLGNLRDKDKKAVKKAKPSDEYYYKQRPAPKIFNGYYQIHAPEIYTLDSLKKDKRFISIKSGEKKEPLIHMPETEVVVGIGKKTDANLKRGDLVEIVDAKAINVPAAKGSSFDRYALLRLAGIAKITAIGDTLSRAKIVTSFREIKIHQAKARLKQPLKTINVSGYSKVKEAKLDDLAMIRYSMDPMLIIGAFSYVLADKGINEGYNTGDAVAIWEEDKTDESLPPRLIGRGIIARAADNESSILIRELYSNSRRIEVGHRVSVTHRAQIVK, encoded by the coding sequence ATGCGACTTTTAAAATGTGCATCCATCTGTCTGGGTCTTTCGGCATTGTTGGCGTCTGCCTACATTGTTAAGGAAGGCGATACCCTTTGGGACTTGAGTGACGAATTCCTCAAGGACCCTTTTGCCTGGCCAGACCTTTGGGAAAATAACCGCCACATCGAAGACCCGCACTGGATTTATCCGGGCGACTCCATTTACCTGGGCGATTCAATTCGCGAAGGCAATGTGTTGCAGGTCGAAAAGAAGAGCAAATATCCCTGTAATGCATCTATTTCGGACTCCGCTCTCCCGAAGGGCAAGGGTCTGACGGTTGCCAACGCAGGCTGTGACGACGGCGACGAACGCAATAGCGATTTCGAAGGTATGCTCGGCAACCTGCGCGATAAGGACAAGAAGGCCGTCAAGAAGGCCAAACCCAGCGACGAATACTATTATAAGCAGCGTCCGGCACCCAAGATTTTCAACGGCTATTACCAGATTCACGCGCCCGAAATCTATACGCTCGATTCCTTGAAAAAAGACAAGCGCTTTATTTCCATTAAATCGGGCGAAAAGAAGGAACCCCTGATTCACATGCCTGAAACGGAAGTGGTCGTGGGTATCGGTAAGAAAACTGACGCCAATCTGAAGCGTGGCGACCTCGTGGAAATCGTTGATGCTAAAGCAATTAACGTTCCGGCAGCCAAGGGCAGCAGCTTTGACCGCTATGCCTTGCTCCGCCTTGCTGGCATTGCAAAAATCACCGCCATCGGTGACACGCTTTCTCGCGCCAAGATCGTAACGAGCTTCCGCGAAATCAAGATTCACCAGGCCAAGGCAAGACTCAAGCAGCCGCTCAAGACCATCAATGTGTCCGGCTATAGCAAGGTCAAGGAAGCCAAGTTGGACGATTTGGCCATGATCCGCTATTCCATGGACCCGATGCTGATTATCGGCGCATTCTCGTATGTGCTTGCTGATAAAGGCATTAACGAAGGTTACAATACTGGTGACGCGGTCGCTATTTGGGAAGAAGACAAGACTGATGAATCGCTCCCGCCCCGCCTGATTGGCCGAGGCATCATTGCCAGAGCTGCTGACAACGAATCGAGCATTCTCATTCGCGAACTCTATTCCAACAGCAGAAGAATTGAAGTTGGACACAGGGTATCGGTGACCCACCGTGCGCAGATTGTCAAGTAA
- a CDS encoding DUF3300 domain-containing protein: MFTESKAQKCFAIPFAVKHAWLWIFLAVVLCLPSTTRANERFTPAELDTLVSTIALYPDPLLVQVLAASVHGDEIPGAADWANQHKHLKGQELADRIEFEDLPYDESVQALIPFPTVLATMAKYQIWTDQLGDAVATQKEEVMDAVQRMRNAAYNYGHLQSNEHVKVIKEKTIIIEPVQKEYVYVPVYNPHVVFYAYSNGYPGLRYRYGVWLGAYYDSWGWGTSRFEWDTHLIYVHDYRWYHNRPRPHHPLRHHNPPPPHRYHSAPSPRHDHHMAPPPPRHDHHAVPPPPRHDHHAAPPAPRHDHHAAPPTPRHDNHMAPPQPRQHDTYTQPSSRPTKVPMSHDNAPRSKAEIERSVIHSDKRVTVRSSNNNWQDDYNNQGNNQGYGNARDSHSSPRHYDDSHNSSRSHGDNGHNGNSRGGFSKSMRR; encoded by the coding sequence ATGTTTACCGAATCAAAAGCACAAAAATGTTTTGCGATTCCGTTTGCGGTCAAGCACGCTTGGCTGTGGATTTTTCTCGCGGTCGTTTTATGCCTTCCGAGCACGACACGCGCAAATGAAAGATTTACTCCCGCGGAACTCGACACACTCGTTTCAACCATAGCATTGTACCCCGACCCACTCCTGGTACAAGTGCTCGCCGCCTCGGTCCATGGCGATGAAATCCCGGGAGCCGCGGATTGGGCAAACCAACACAAGCATCTCAAAGGTCAAGAACTAGCCGACCGAATCGAGTTTGAAGACCTTCCCTATGACGAAAGCGTTCAAGCCCTGATTCCTTTCCCGACCGTGCTTGCCACCATGGCCAAATACCAAATATGGACAGACCAGTTGGGCGACGCTGTTGCTACCCAAAAAGAAGAAGTGATGGACGCCGTTCAGCGTATGCGTAATGCGGCCTATAATTATGGTCACTTACAAAGTAACGAACATGTAAAAGTCATCAAAGAAAAGACGATTATCATCGAACCGGTTCAAAAAGAATACGTTTACGTTCCGGTATACAACCCGCACGTCGTTTTCTACGCTTATTCCAACGGATACCCGGGACTGCGTTACCGCTACGGAGTCTGGCTGGGAGCCTATTACGATTCCTGGGGTTGGGGAACCAGCCGTTTTGAATGGGACACGCACCTGATTTACGTACACGATTATCGTTGGTACCATAACAGGCCTCGCCCGCACCATCCGCTCCGCCACCACAATCCGCCTCCTCCCCATAGGTACCACAGCGCACCTTCCCCGAGGCACGACCACCATATGGCACCCCCTCCGCCAAGACATGACCACCACGCAGTTCCCCCTCCGCCAAGACATGACCACCACGCAGCTCCCCCTGCGCCAAGACACGACCATCATGCGGCACCTCCTACACCAAGACATGACAATCACATGGCTCCTCCGCAGCCTAGGCAACACGACACATACACTCAGCCTTCTAGCAGGCCGACCAAGGTCCCCATGAGCCATGATAACGCGCCGAGGTCTAAAGCCGAAATCGAACGTTCAGTCATACACTCGGACAAGAGAGTTACAGTCAGATCGTCCAACAACAACTGGCAAGACGATTACAACAACCAGGGAAACAATCAAGGTTATGGTAACGCAAGGGATTCTCATAGCAGCCCGAGGCATTACGACGATTCCCACAACAGCAGCCGAAGCCATGGCGACAACGGTCATAACGGTAACAGCCGCGGTGGCTTTAGCAAAAGTATGAGACGATAA
- a CDS encoding HAMP domain-containing sensor histidine kinase has product MQVSRNNLLFVLLFAGGIVLPTAILSFLSFRNIQNEIYLSQKNFDENLNAFQSEVEEAIEKEQSKIYQETKAASLFLYEQPQGLLDFGHAAEFKSVEGLDAIFLFNNGNLIYPDMTSKKFFKSSNFSNSVPSLLDKKLYQVETSGLKDSVAQKIYLEQRSRSLRPTSFFFESKEEQVQNILGLIRFYYKNKKYDEALHLLEILENNPHQQGYLHADLTYAVYMLHFEILVFQRKHQEAQDYCLSVLAQFLDKQNIDDISSSRYFFESAFTQILSFESLSQEKREAFWNLRENFNRQLGYMDILFYNKDLFHEILNDDVSSKEGILYKNTEEITLFKMSYPYLSGDQVVIAVINKDAYKARLLNKIKTVIQSYKNIPFSITENSDKLVIGEIPEGAPIIAQHYISEAFEWEFTLYEKDMQDIHKETRHRMFLMYGLMLFALITVIFGSFFMFRFITQERKLLAMKANFLSSVSHELKTPLTSIKMFAEMMARGRLQRAEKVQEYSTLIGKEASRLENLIGAILNYTRMEHGTGAFKWEKLDFSICAKKVFNAVEDIGVEKGLTFYTHFEPNVFVMGDYTALYSLVQNLIDNAIKYTNAPGDIHVEVKSDSEWVIFSVADTGIGIAASEQKNIFNDFYRVGDEMTRSTKGSGLGLATVKRVAETHKATISLVSKPGKGSTFIVKFKKAE; this is encoded by the coding sequence ATGCAGGTTTCACGTAATAATCTGCTGTTCGTCCTATTGTTTGCGGGAGGAATTGTCCTCCCGACGGCGATTCTTTCTTTCTTAAGCTTTAGGAACATCCAAAACGAGATTTACCTTTCGCAAAAGAACTTCGACGAAAACCTGAATGCATTCCAAAGCGAAGTCGAAGAAGCGATTGAAAAGGAACAATCCAAAATTTACCAAGAGACCAAAGCGGCCTCATTGTTCTTGTACGAACAGCCACAAGGGCTTTTGGACTTCGGGCATGCGGCTGAATTCAAGTCTGTCGAAGGTCTAGACGCCATATTCCTGTTCAATAACGGAAACTTGATTTACCCGGACATGACGTCCAAAAAATTTTTCAAGTCTTCCAATTTTTCAAATAGCGTACCTTCGCTCCTTGACAAAAAACTTTATCAAGTAGAAACCAGCGGTTTAAAGGACAGCGTTGCCCAAAAGATTTATCTGGAACAGCGGTCCCGGAGTCTTAGACCCACCAGCTTTTTCTTTGAATCCAAAGAAGAACAAGTCCAGAATATTCTGGGGCTGATTCGTTTCTACTACAAGAACAAGAAGTATGACGAAGCATTACACCTGCTCGAAATTCTTGAAAACAACCCGCACCAGCAGGGCTACCTACATGCCGACTTGACCTACGCCGTCTACATGCTCCACTTTGAAATTCTCGTATTCCAAAGAAAGCATCAAGAAGCGCAGGACTACTGCCTTTCTGTTTTAGCTCAATTTTTAGACAAGCAGAACATCGACGACATATCTTCGTCCAGGTACTTCTTTGAATCGGCATTCACGCAAATTCTTTCGTTTGAAAGTCTCTCGCAGGAAAAGCGCGAAGCCTTTTGGAACCTGCGCGAAAACTTCAACCGCCAGTTGGGGTACATGGACATTCTTTTCTACAACAAGGACTTGTTCCACGAAATCTTAAACGACGATGTTTCTTCGAAAGAAGGCATTCTTTACAAGAATACCGAAGAAATTACCTTGTTTAAAATGTCTTACCCATACCTTTCGGGCGACCAAGTAGTAATTGCGGTAATCAACAAAGACGCCTACAAAGCAAGACTGCTGAACAAGATTAAAACGGTCATACAGAGTTACAAGAACATTCCGTTCTCTATTACCGAAAACAGCGACAAACTTGTTATAGGTGAAATCCCGGAAGGGGCTCCGATTATCGCACAACACTACATTTCCGAAGCGTTCGAATGGGAATTTACCTTGTACGAAAAAGACATGCAGGACATTCATAAAGAAACTAGACACCGCATGTTCTTGATGTACGGACTCATGCTGTTTGCGCTGATTACCGTCATTTTCGGTTCGTTCTTCATGTTCAGATTCATTACGCAGGAACGCAAGCTCTTGGCCATGAAGGCAAACTTCTTGTCTAGCGTTTCGCACGAACTGAAAACTCCGCTGACATCCATCAAGATGTTTGCCGAAATGATGGCCCGCGGGCGCTTACAGCGAGCTGAAAAAGTGCAGGAATATTCAACCCTGATTGGTAAAGAAGCTTCAAGACTCGAAAACCTGATTGGAGCCATTCTGAATTACACGCGCATGGAACACGGAACAGGCGCTTTCAAGTGGGAAAAACTCGACTTCTCGATTTGCGCCAAAAAGGTCTTTAACGCTGTTGAAGATATCGGTGTCGAAAAAGGACTTACCTTCTACACGCATTTTGAGCCCAACGTTTTTGTAATGGGCGACTACACAGCGCTTTACAGTTTAGTGCAGAATCTAATCGATAACGCAATAAAGTACACTAATGCTCCCGGCGACATTCATGTTGAAGTCAAGAGTGACAGTGAGTGGGTCATATTCTCGGTAGCAGACACCGGAATTGGCATTGCGGCATCTGAGCAAAAAAATATATTTAATGATTTTTATAGAGTGGGTGACGAAATGACCCGCAGCACCAAGGGGTCGGGACTCGGCCTTGCAACCGTCAAACGCGTTGCCGAAACACACAAGGCAACCATTTCGCTGGTCAGCAAACCCGGGAAAGGATCTACGTTTATCGTCAAGTTTAAAAAGGCAGAATAA
- a CDS encoding response regulator transcription factor yields the protein MNFKILIVEDEEIIRLGLQDNFEMEGYVVETACDGEEAIAKADSYQPHLVLLDLMIPKKSGFEVCRYIRNKHPDTYIIMLTAKTEETSKVAGLEMGADDYVTKPFSILELLARVKAFRRRIEPQSGNNSVQVPEILEFANISINVKKFEATKGGIPLDLTTREYLIMKYFWAHRGEVILRESLLKEIWGYTDENMPSTRTVDNHIANLRRKIEDDLDNPKFIISVRGAGYKFDA from the coding sequence ATGAATTTCAAAATACTCATCGTAGAAGACGAAGAAATCATCCGCTTGGGCCTCCAAGATAATTTTGAAATGGAAGGCTATGTCGTAGAAACCGCCTGCGATGGTGAAGAAGCAATTGCCAAGGCTGATTCTTACCAGCCGCATTTGGTGCTTTTGGACTTGATGATTCCGAAAAAGAGCGGCTTTGAAGTTTGCCGCTATATCAGAAACAAGCATCCGGATACCTATATCATTATGCTCACGGCAAAAACCGAAGAAACGAGCAAGGTGGCTGGACTTGAAATGGGTGCCGACGACTACGTGACCAAGCCGTTCTCGATTCTGGAACTTTTGGCCCGCGTCAAGGCATTCCGACGCCGCATTGAACCGCAAAGTGGCAACAACTCGGTTCAGGTTCCTGAAATTCTTGAATTTGCAAACATCAGCATTAACGTCAAGAAGTTTGAAGCAACCAAGGGCGGCATTCCTCTGGACTTGACCACCCGCGAATACCTGATTATGAAATATTTCTGGGCACATCGCGGCGAAGTCATTCTGCGCGAATCCCTGCTCAAGGAAATCTGGGGCTATACCGACGAAAACATGCCTTCTACCCGTACGGTCGACAACCACATTGCAAACCTTCGCCGTAAAATAGAAGACGATTTGGACAACCCTAAGTTTATCATTTCTGTTAGAGGCGCCGGATACAAGTTTGATGCATAA
- a CDS encoding glutamine--tRNA ligase/YqeY domain fusion protein has product MEIPESSNFVQDIIVNDLATGKRKSVHTRFPPEPNGYIHIGHAKSICLNFGTANKYKDFGGVTNLRFDDTNPTKEDVEYVDSIREDVKWLGFEWKGGEYFASDYYDQIYAFAEKLIEMGKAYVEDLTRDEMQEYRGNDAGKPSRPSPYRDRSVEENMKLFREMRDGKYADGEKCLRAKVDLSSPNMNMRDPVIYRIKHCTHHRTGDKWCIYPMYDFAHPLSDWIEGITHSICTLEFEAHRPLYDWFLIELGLDNRPQQIEFARLNLTYTMMSKRKLLELVQTKAVMGWNDPRMPTVCGYRRRGFTPSSIREFCDRIGVSKADSMVDVNLLYFCIREELNQTANRVMAVIDPVKLVIDNWEAGKVEMIEVENNPNDPNAGTRQVPFSGELYIEADDFMEEPPKKYFRLKPEGEVRLKGAYFVTCKSVEKDADGKVKVIHCVYDPQSKGGETPDGRKVKGTIHWVSAAHAVDAEVRLIDNLFTLEDPAAVPEGEDWHDYLNPESMVIKQAKVEPSLANAKLEDRFQFMRQGYFCLDSEDSKPGHLVFNRTVGLKDSFNPSK; this is encoded by the coding sequence ATGGAAATCCCCGAATCTTCGAATTTTGTACAGGACATTATCGTTAACGACCTCGCCACGGGCAAGCGCAAGAGCGTGCACACCCGTTTCCCGCCGGAACCGAACGGATACATTCATATCGGACACGCAAAGTCCATCTGCCTGAACTTCGGTACGGCAAACAAGTACAAGGACTTCGGTGGCGTTACGAACCTGCGCTTTGACGATACGAATCCCACTAAAGAAGATGTGGAATACGTCGATTCCATCCGCGAAGACGTGAAGTGGCTCGGCTTTGAATGGAAGGGCGGCGAATACTTCGCCAGCGACTACTACGACCAGATTTACGCCTTTGCCGAAAAGCTGATTGAAATGGGCAAGGCTTATGTGGAAGACCTGACCCGCGACGAGATGCAGGAATACCGTGGCAACGATGCCGGTAAGCCGAGCCGTCCGAGCCCCTACCGCGACCGCAGCGTCGAAGAGAACATGAAGCTCTTCCGCGAAATGCGCGACGGCAAGTATGCCGACGGTGAAAAGTGCCTCCGTGCCAAGGTGGACCTTTCTAGCCCGAACATGAACATGCGCGACCCGGTCATCTACCGCATTAAGCACTGCACCCACCACCGCACCGGTGACAAGTGGTGCATCTACCCGATGTATGACTTTGCCCACCCGCTCAGCGACTGGATCGAGGGCATTACCCACTCCATCTGTACGCTTGAATTTGAAGCTCACCGTCCGCTGTACGACTGGTTCCTGATTGAACTGGGCCTCGATAACCGCCCGCAGCAGATTGAATTTGCCCGTTTGAACCTCACCTACACCATGATGAGTAAGCGTAAGCTCTTGGAACTGGTGCAGACGAAGGCCGTGATGGGCTGGAACGACCCGCGTATGCCGACCGTTTGCGGTTACCGCCGCCGCGGCTTTACCCCGAGTTCCATCCGTGAATTCTGCGACCGTATCGGCGTTTCCAAAGCCGACTCCATGGTCGATGTGAACTTGCTCTACTTCTGCATCCGCGAAGAATTGAACCAGACCGCCAACCGCGTGATGGCCGTGATTGATCCGGTCAAGCTCGTGATTGACAACTGGGAAGCCGGCAAGGTCGAAATGATCGAAGTGGAAAACAACCCGAACGATCCGAACGCCGGTACGCGCCAAGTTCCGTTCAGCGGAGAACTCTACATCGAAGCCGACGACTTTATGGAAGAACCGCCCAAGAAGTACTTCCGTTTAAAACCCGAAGGCGAAGTCCGCCTGAAGGGCGCTTACTTCGTGACCTGCAAGAGTGTCGAAAAGGACGCCGATGGCAAGGTGAAGGTGATTCACTGCGTCTATGACCCGCAGAGCAAGGGTGGTGAAACTCCCGATGGCCGCAAGGTCAAGGGCACCATCCACTGGGTTTCCGCCGCTCACGCCGTGGACGCCGAAGTACGCCTGATCGACAACCTCTTCACACTCGAAGATCCGGCCGCAGTTCCCGAAGGCGAAGACTGGCACGACTACCTGAACCCGGAATCCATGGTCATCAAGCAGGCCAAGGTGGAACCGAGCCTCGCCAACGCAAAGCTCGAAGACCGCTTCCAGTTCATGCGTCAGGGTTACTTCTGCCTCGACAGCGAGGATTCCAAGCCGGGTCACTTGGTGTTCAACAGAACGGTTGGTCTGAAGGATAGTTTCAACCCGTCGAAGTAA